The Pedobacter ginsengisoli region TTCAATATCGCCAACGGTACCGCCCAGCTCAGTAATAACGATATCATATTTACCGCTATCGCCTAAAATGCGCATGTTTTTTTTGATCTCGTCAGTAATATGAGGTACTACCTGCACAGTTTTACCAAGGTATTCGCCCTGTCTTTCTTTATTAATTACATTCTGATAAATACGACCAGTAGTAATGTTGTTAGCCTGTGTAGTTGGAACATTTAAGAAACGCTCATAGTGTCCAAGGTCAAGGTCAGTTTCTGCGCCATCTTCAGTAACATAGCATTCGCCATGTTCGTAAGGGTTTAGCGTTCCCGGATCGATATTGATATACGGGTCGAACTTTTGAATGGTTACACTGTAGCCGCGTGCTTGTAATAATTTGGCTAATGAAGCGGAGATGATGCCCTTACCCAAAGAGGAAGTAACACCGCCCGTAACAAAAATATACTTAGTCATGTTTGTGAATTTCTGATATAAAGGCAGTTTTTTATACTGTCCTTATTGTTTTTGTACGGGATACAAAGTTAGCAAATAAACCGAAGCTTTAAGGCTCTTTTTTTAAATATTCGTAAAGCAAAAAATGTTTCAATAAATTTCTTAATGTAATTTGTGGTGTACGTGCTGACTAGCAATTATATATAGGTGCCTTTTTAAAGTACAAAACCATATATAGTTTTAAGTATTTCTTCGGGTTTCTCGTTTTTATTTCCGTTGTATCGGGTAAATAGCTCAATTAACTTCTTCAATTCACGGTCTGTTTCGGCTCTTTTACCCTTGGTAGGGGGCTGTATTTCGTTATTGAAATTTGTAAACGCTTCAACCTTGGTAGCAAACCAGGTAGTATTTAATCTGGGTATTGCAAGGCCTAATATCATACCGGGTAAACCACTAAATCCTTCGGGGCCGCCACGCAGTAAAATTTCGTCTGTATAAAAAGCAACAACATATACAGTGTCGTTAATTCTGCCTATTGCTTTTCTACATTCATATCCTGAAATAATACGGATGTCGTGCATAATTTTCCAGTTTATTTTAGGTATGGTATCTTTTAGCAGATAATCATCGCCCATTAGGTTTTTCTTTAGTACCCTGGTCTTGTTGGTGTAATCTGCATAAAGTTGATTGGTTGATTCGCCAGGACTCATAAAATACATAAGGTCATCGTCATTGTCGTCCTTTTTCTGGGCTTTATATATAGATCTTGAGCGGTCAAAATAAAGGTCCCAGTTGTTGCTTTTATATTTGGTCATGCTTGCTTTAACATCGTCTGAAAGACCTAATTCCGACAGGGCACGCACCATGTTTATCTTTTTCTCGAACGTAATTTTTCCGTTTGGGATAAAAAGCTGCTGGGCAAGCAATTTAAAAGGCAGTACACAGAAAAGAAATAAAAAAAACCGGCCTATTCATTTATTAGCTATTTAACGCTGGAATTTTTAATAAAATTACCACTTAAATTCCAATTTATCCCAAATAATACATACCTAGGAATATAGCTAAACGTACTTTCACTTTTTATATTTCCACCAACATA contains the following coding sequences:
- a CDS encoding GLPGLI family protein, encoding MLAQQLFIPNGKITFEKKINMVRALSELGLSDDVKASMTKYKSNNWDLYFDRSRSIYKAQKKDDNDDDLMYFMSPGESTNQLYADYTNKTRVLKKNLMGDDYLLKDTIPKINWKIMHDIRIISGYECRKAIGRINDTVYVVAFYTDEILLRGGPEGFSGLPGMILGLAIPRLNTTWFATKVEAFTNFNNEIQPPTKGKRAETDRELKKLIELFTRYNGNKNEKPEEILKTIYGFVL